The proteins below are encoded in one region of Pseudomonas ekonensis:
- a CDS encoding Nif3-like dinuclear metal center hexameric protein, translating into MAVALSTLVEEADRYLASPKIADYCPNGLQVEGRPQVMRIVSGVTASQALLDAAVEAGADLVLVHHGYFWKGENPCVTGMKQRRLKTLLKHDISLLAYHLPLDLHPDVGNNVQLARQLDITVEGPLDPDNLKVVGLVGSLSEPATPRDFARRVQEAMGREPLLVEGSAMIRRVGWCTGGGQGYIDQAIAAGVDLFLSGEASEQTFHSARENGISFIAAGHHATERYGVQALGEYLARRFALEHIFIDCPNPI; encoded by the coding sequence ATGGCCGTCGCCCTGAGCACCCTGGTCGAGGAAGCCGACCGTTACCTCGCCAGTCCGAAAATCGCCGATTACTGCCCCAACGGCCTGCAGGTCGAGGGCCGGCCGCAGGTGATGCGCATCGTCAGCGGCGTCACCGCCAGCCAGGCGCTGCTCGACGCCGCCGTCGAAGCCGGGGCGGACCTGGTGCTGGTGCACCACGGCTACTTCTGGAAGGGCGAGAACCCCTGCGTCACCGGCATGAAGCAGCGTCGCCTCAAGACCTTGCTCAAGCACGACATCAGCCTGTTGGCCTACCACCTGCCGCTGGACCTGCATCCGGACGTCGGCAACAACGTGCAGTTGGCCCGCCAGCTGGACATCACCGTCGAAGGGCCGCTGGATCCGGACAACCTGAAGGTCGTCGGCCTGGTCGGCTCGCTCAGCGAGCCGGCGACGCCGCGGGATTTCGCCCGGCGGGTGCAAGAGGCCATGGGCCGCGAGCCGCTTTTGGTCGAAGGCAGCGCGATGATCCGGCGGGTCGGCTGGTGCACCGGCGGCGGCCAGGGCTACATCGACCAGGCCATCGCCGCCGGGGTCGACCTGTTCCTCAGCGGCGAAGCCTCGGAACAGACCTTCCACAGCGCCCGGGAGAACGGCATCAGCTTCATCGCCGCCGGCCACCACGCCACTGAACGCTACGGCGTGCAGGCGCTGGGCGAGTACCTGGCCAGGCGGTTCGCCCTGGAGCACATTTTCATCGATTGCCCGAACCCCATCTGA